A window of the Canis lupus baileyi chromosome 8, mCanLup2.hap1, whole genome shotgun sequence genome harbors these coding sequences:
- the ZNF48 gene encoding zinc finger protein 48, whose product MERAVEPWGPDLQGAEEREQLRSARTGIGSENVEISQPDEFEHTPQEDDLGFKEEEDLAPGHEVGNASLKPEGIQTWDDLWVQREVPGKPQARDGGPRLLGEPRWGQASDRAAVCGECGKSFRQMSDLVKHQRTHTGEKPYKCAVCGKGFGDSSARIKHQRTHSGEKPYRARPPAQGPPKIPRSRIPAGERPTICGECGKSFRQSSDLVKHQRTHTGEKPYKCGICGKGFGDSSARIKHQRTHRGEQPPRPVVPRQQPSRAATAATQGPKAQDKPYICTDCGKRFVLSCSLLSHQRSHLGPKPFGCDVCGKEFARGSDLVKHLRVHTGEKPYLCPECGKGFADSSARVKHLRTHSGERPHACPECDRTFSLSSTLLRHRLTHMEPQDFSFPGYPLAPLIPSPPPSSSPPPPPLGTSPPLTPRSPSHSGDGPFGLPGLEPEPGGPQAGEPPPPLEGDKPHKCPECGKGFRRSSDLVKHHRVHTGEKPYLCPECGKGFADSSARVKHLRTHRGERARPPPPSTLLRPHNPPGPASTAPRPRVRAQTSGPSQPHVCSFCGKEFPRSSDLVKHRRTHTGEKPYKCAECGKGFGDSSARIKHQRGHLVLRPFGTGDGQSRPLKEEPPTGLE is encoded by the exons ATGGAGCGCGCGGTGGAGCCCTGGGGCCCGGATCTCCAGGGcgcagaggagagggagcagctgAGAAGCGCCCGCACAG GTATAGGGAGTGAGAATGTGGAGATTTCTCAGCCGGATGAGTTTGAACATACCCCACAGGAGGATGACTTGGGGTTCAAGGAAGAGGAAGATTTGGCCCCAGGTCATGAAGTAGGAAATGCCTCTCTCAAACCTGAAGGCATCCAGACCTGGGATGACTTGTGGGTCCAGAGAGAGGTACCAGGAAAACCTCAGGCTCGGGACGGAGGTCCCCGGCTCTTGGGAGAGCCACGTTGGGGCCAGGCTAGTGATCGGGCTGCCGTGTGTGGTGAGTGTGGCAAGAGCTTTCGGCAGATGTCAGATCTGGTGAAACACCAGCGGACCCATACTGGGGAGAAACCCTACAAGTGTGCGGTGTGTGGCAAGGGCTTTGGGGATAGCTCTGCCCGTATCAAACACCAGCGAACTCATAGTGGTGAAAAACCCTACAGAGCCCGGCCACCAGCCCAAGGCCCCCCAAAGATTCCTCGATCCAGGATCCCCGCTGGTGAGCGCCCCACTATTTGCGGTGAATGTGGCAAGAGCTTCCGGCAGAGTTCTGACCTGGTGAAACACCAGCGAACACACACGGGTGAGAAGCCCTACAAGTGTGGCATCTGTGGGAAGGGCTTTGGTGACAGTTCTGCTCGCATAAAGCACCAGCGGACACACCGGGGGGAGCAGCCTCCCCGGCCCGTGGTGCCCAGACAGCAGCCTTCTCGAGCAGCCACAGCAGCCACACAGGGGCCCAAGGCCCAGGACAAGCCATATATCTGCACCGATTGTGGTAAAAGGTTTGTGCTCAGCTGCAGCCTTCTGAGCCACCAGCGCAGTCACTTGGGGCCCAAACCTTTTGGCTGTGATGTGTGTGGAAAGGAGTTTGCCCGGGGCTCAGACCTGGTGAAGCACCTGCGGGTGCATACAGGAGAGAAGCCCTATCTATGCCCTGAGTGTGGCAAGGGCTTTGCTGACAGCTCTGCCCGGGTCAAACACCTCCGCACCCATAGTGGGGAGAGGCCTCACGCCTGCCCTGAATGTGACCGCACCTTCAGCCTCAGCTCCACCCTTCTCCGCCACCGCCTCACTCATATGGAGCCCCAGGACTTCAGCTTCCCAGGCTATCCCTTGGCTCCCCTGAtccccagcccaccccccagctcaagcccacccccacctcctcttgGCACGAGCCCCCCTCTGACACCTCGAAGCCCTTCACACTCAGGTGATGGGCCTTTTGGCCTGCCTGGCTTGGAACCAGAGCCTGGGGGCCCACAGGCTGGggagcctcccccacccctggaaggTGACAAGCCACACAAGTGCCCTGAGTGTGGCAAGGGCTTCCGCCGAAGCTCGGACCTGGTGAAACACCATCGTGTGCACACAGGGGAGAAGCCCTACCTCTGCCCTGAATGCGGCAAGGGTTTTGCTGACAGCTCGGCCCGAGTCAAGCACCTCCGCACCCACCGAGGTGAACGGGCTcggccaccaccaccatccactcTCCTGAGGCCACATAACCCCCCTGGCCCAGCATCCACAGCCCCTCGACCCCGAGTCCGAGCCCAGACCTCTGGACCCAGTCAGCCCCATGTGTGTAGCTTCTGTGGGAAGGAATTTCCCCGGAGTTCAGATCTGGTCAAACATAGGCGAACACACACTGGGGAGAAGCCATATAAGTGTGCAGAGTGTGGCAAAGGTTTTGGTGACAGTTCGGCCCGCATCAAGCACCAGCGTGGGCACTTGGTCCTGAGGCCCTTCGGGACAGGGGATGGTCAGTCAAGGCCCCTCAAGGAGGAGCCACCAACAGGACTGGAGTAA
- the ZNF771 gene encoding zinc finger protein 771 → MPGEQQTEEEEEEEMQEEMVLLVKGEEDEGEEKYEVVKLKIPMDNKEVQKEAPAPSADPARPHACPDCGRAFARRSTLAKHARTHTGERPFACTECGRRFSQKSALTKHGRTHTGERPYECPECDKRFSAASNLRQHRRRHTGEKPYACAHCGRRFAQSSNYAQHLRVHTGEKPYACPDCGRAFGGSSCLARHRRTHTGERPYACADCGTRFAQSSALAKHRRVHTGEKPHRCAVCGRRFGHRSNLAEHARTHTGERPYPCSECGRRFRLSSHFIRHRRAHMRRRLYICAGCGRDFKLPPGSTATTATERCPDCEGS, encoded by the exons ATGCCTGGTGAACagcagacagaggaggaggaagaggaagagatgcaAGAGGAGATGGTGCTCTTGGTGAAGGGTGAGGAAGATGAGGGTGAGGAGAAGTATGAAGTGGTGAAACTCAAGATCCCCATGGACAACAAAGAG gTCCAGAAGGAGGCGCCCGCGCCGTCTGCCGACCCGGCGCGCCCGCACGCGTGCCCGGACTGCGGCCGCGCCTTCGCGCGCCGCTCCACGCTGGCCaagcacgcacgcacgcacacgggcGAGCGGCCCTTCGCGTGCACCGAGTGCGGTCGGCGCTTCTCGCAGAAGTCGGCGCTGACCAAACACGGCCGCACGCACACGGGCGAGCGGCCCTACGAGTGCCCCGAGTGCGACAAGCGCTTCTCGGCCGCCTCGAACCTGCGGCAGCACCGGCGGCGCCACACGGGCGAGAAGCCGTACGCATGCGCGCACTGCGGCCGCCGCTTCGCGCAGAGCTCCAACTACGCACAGCACCTGCGCGTGCACACGGGCGAGAAGCCGTACGCGTGCCCGGACTGCGGACGCGCCTTCGGCGGCAGCTCGTGCCTGGCGCGCCACCGACGCACGCACACGGGCGAGAGGCCGTACGCATGCGCCGACTGCGGCACGCGCTTCGCGCAGAGTTCGGCGCTGGCCAAGCACCGACGCGTGCACACGGGCGAGAAGCCGCACCGTTGCGCCGTGTGCGGCCGCCGCTTCGGCCACCGCTCCAACCTGGCGGAGCATGCGCGCACGCACACGGGCGAGCGGCCCTACCCGTGCTCCGAGTGCGGCCGGCGCTTCCGCCTCAGTTCGCATTTCATCCGCCACCGTCGCGCGCACATGCGGCGCCGTCTCTATATCTGCGCCGGCTGCGGCCGGGACTTCAAGCTACCGCCTGGCTCCACGGCCACCACTGCCACCGAGCGCTGCCCAGACTGCGAGGGCAGCTGA
- the DCTPP1 gene encoding dCTP pyrophosphatase 1 isoform X1 has translation MSRANGDARGDTVGNGTAAASPFSFSPEPTLEDIRRLHAEFAAERDWGQFHQPRNLLLALVGEVGELAELFQWKPDEEPGPQAWSPRERAALQEELSDVLIYLVALAARCHVDLPQAVLSKMDLNRRRYPAHLSRGSALKYTDLPHGATCEDQAVRPANLDRESTGEAST, from the exons ATGTCTCGGGCGAATGGGGACGCGCGTGGGGACACGGTGGGAAACGGCACTGCTGCTGCCAGCCCCTTCAGCTTCAGCCCGGAGCCCACACTCGAGGACAT CCGCCGCCTGCATGCTGAGTTTGCTGCTGAACGAGACTGGGGCCAATTCCACCAGCCTCGGAACCTCCTGCTGGCCTTGGTGGGGGAAGTGGGGGAGCTAGCAGAGCTCTT TCAGTGGAAGCCTGATGAGGAGCCTGGCCCCCAAGCCTGGTCCCCCAGGGAACGGGCAGCCCTTCAAGAGGAACTTAGTGATGTCCTCATCTACCTGGTAGCACTAGCAGCCCGCTGCCATGTGGACCTGCCCCAAGCAGTGCTCTCCAAGATGGACCTCAACCGCCGGCGCTACCCAGCACATCTGTCCCGTGGCTCTGCCCTCAAGTATACAGACTTGCCCCATGGGGCCACCTGTGAAGACCAAGCTGTGCGGCCTGCAAACCTTGACCGTGAGTCCACAGGCGAGGCCTCAACCTAG
- the DCTPP1 gene encoding dCTP pyrophosphatase 1 isoform X2 yields the protein MGLVLHPRGRGNGDARRRLHAEFAAERDWGQFHQPRNLLLALVGEVGELAELFQWKPDEEPGPQAWSPRERAALQEELSDVLIYLVALAARCHVDLPQAVLSKMDLNRRRYPAHLSRGSALKYTDLPHGATCEDQAVRPANLDRESTGEAST from the exons atgggcttAGTGCTGCACCCCAGAGGCAGGGGAAATGGTGATGCCCG CCGCCGCCTGCATGCTGAGTTTGCTGCTGAACGAGACTGGGGCCAATTCCACCAGCCTCGGAACCTCCTGCTGGCCTTGGTGGGGGAAGTGGGGGAGCTAGCAGAGCTCTT TCAGTGGAAGCCTGATGAGGAGCCTGGCCCCCAAGCCTGGTCCCCCAGGGAACGGGCAGCCCTTCAAGAGGAACTTAGTGATGTCCTCATCTACCTGGTAGCACTAGCAGCCCGCTGCCATGTGGACCTGCCCCAAGCAGTGCTCTCCAAGATGGACCTCAACCGCCGGCGCTACCCAGCACATCTGTCCCGTGGCTCTGCCCTCAAGTATACAGACTTGCCCCATGGGGCCACCTGTGAAGACCAAGCTGTGCGGCCTGCAAACCTTGACCGTGAGTCCACAGGCGAGGCCTCAACCTAG